CAGAAAAGAGGTAAGTGAATGGGTTCGTGTTCTATCTTCTGGGTTTCTGGGTTTCTAGGCTTAATTGTTACATGGGTTCGTGTTCTATCTTCTGGGCTTCCTTTATAATTTCATATTCTGTATTCTTTCTTATGGGTTTCCTTTATTATACATGTTCCATCTTCTGGGTTTCATTCTTCTGGTTTTGTTTATCATATGAGTTTCATATGTTCTGATTTTGGTGGATTCGAGTTCGTCTTGGTGTTCTTTGGAGTTCGAAGTTCGTGTTCGATTTCGATTTCGGAGGCGGGTTAGATTTCTATTGCTGAGATTTTGAACACCCTACCTAGGCATACTCTATACTTTCTCAATGATGCTTAAAGATAAGGGTTTAAGAGGAGGGGTTAGTAAGGATTGAAGAGCTGATTCTTCCTTCCCCTAcgttgttttatttaagcttcACAACTCTCAGTACAATTCGTTTCCTATAATTGTTCGAATATAAATGCATATCCAATTCGCTATGTTATTCCAAATTGACAGGTTGAGATTGCTATTCCGGAGCTGAACCCAGAAATggtaactattttttttacggAGTTCCCTATAAATTTAGTTGGACTTGACCATATGTTATAATGCACAGGATGTTTATCGCATAGGTACCTTGATGGAATTGGTTCGGGTTATTGCTCTTTCATTTGCTGATGATGGAAAACATGTCAAGGTAATTAGAAGTCAATGACATAATTCGGCATATGCTGCttgcttttcctttcttttctttttatctgATTACTCAGAGATTTCTATGTTAGGTCTGTGTTCAAGGTTCTATAAGGCAAGGCGCCCTTGCTAGAATGCCTCTGCAGCTTTCAGGCACTAGAAAGATTTTTGGAATATGTGGATTGGGGAGATTATGGAGCTCTTGGAACCTTTATCCAAATCGGTTCTATAGGTGCGGGATATACTGAGCCTTTTGTGTCACTCTCTGCTCTATCTATATCTTATTTTTCTGCTGTTGATTCGTGGTGTCATACATATAGGACTTATCCTTTACATCATATGTCCAACATGTTGATGCATGCCCACTCATATGCATTCAAAATAGTTTCTCTTCTTAAAAGTAAATGCACCTTTAGTTACATAAACTTGTGCAAACCAGAATTATTTTGGCAGCTATCTTgttgaattaaattaatcaaaTCATGTATCATTTTGGTCAATCCACAATTTCAAGCATATATGGCAATTTCTATTAGAAAATAGGGGGTATTTGATGACTCATTTGCATATTTTTCATGTTCAAAAGCTGTTCATTTGTAGAAAACAGAGCTAATATGTTTGTAATAATGTAAGCATGGTATGGGTTTTGAGGTATGGTCTCCTCTTcttctatgtatatatatatatgtattgtaacaagttaaaatatatcaattctAGGCTCTAaatctacatggtatcccatggaTTCCTCTCTAGTTCCATGGTCTGTAACAATGTTCATATGCATAAAGTTTGTAGCAAATTAGTTCAAAGAAATTTACTGTGATTTGTGTGtgtattgttggtcccttataacgttacaagtatagttccaagggggggttaggaactatttaaaaaaatttaagctagggcagacttctttttcgtgagaaaaaggtttggacagcggcgctgagtgaatagcaagatactggcttagtcaactagtgactaggtcagtttctttacttgagtcaggttgtcatcctgacttgctcagagctctcggccaatcagatttgagtatcttctgtcctcggtcagcttttggtcagctcggcagaatgtctctccatttatggtaatgtcaactagacatcATAccgtgtcttctgaactttacctaaagtggaaacactttgtctggaagttgttcttagccagctgctgtcttgtactgtttgtcgaatcaactcagcagcttcgtcccgaagttgttccttgaaggtcttctagatccttctcttgctgagctgcgttttgtacataacgacagcgttttgacatacgcgggctgagttgccttaaactgtttgacttgggctttgacttccgtattgggcttgggccttttaatcttgtgtcttataaataatttaactcaacattgaacaaacacattagtagaataaatcaaagcatttaaacttagtgtgtttagaatatattttaattatatttaaacaattttgtcaaatcaaaattatgtggaaaggtgtttcaacaaactcccccattttgatgttggcaaaactattcagcgaagaactcagtattgagctcccccatgatagttgacctactataacttagcaaactcccccgtaagggttgagctactgacttagttttactctaaacatttgaaggtttaatcgagtaagtctaaggtcagtttatagatataggtcagctcatggaacatattctattttactcagtgtttaagcggaagttatagcattcagagagcgctgagtaatttgttgttcaatgagttttataagacaatattATACAAGCATATAAGTCAATATAAgttaatgtcaaacatgttatcagcattgggtacagtcaacaagttttataagcattaaacatggttgatgtaattgaagatacataatgatttaatactcagcatcatagataataactcataactcagtttTTTGGATAAacagatgcaagtattgatattactagaagtagtcagtgtttacagcaaaagataaaaaaaacataacataacacatagagactacaaacacatagcataactgagctagcctaaattctatttctttctcttttgcttggactgactatgctcatgctgtgttctagcttgttctttctcccccgttttgtcagcatcgggaggaggaatcctaaaggcgtcggttaagacggatctggtcagttctgtggacagctccttaagtctaTCTGCGCTTTcgttgacaccatcaaaaatagcaactccattatctgagacctcggaaggtatattaagttcagcagcgctgatcatgcttactatgaaagcttgagattttcCTACCCAGGTGAGTGCATCAGTCagaccagcaatgacttgatgaaaagtcttcagtaaggatgtgtcatagtattgacgctgaatattgGTGTGACGtatgtgattgaaggtttgtctggtgatagacagcatttcattttgcttcatagcgtcagtatccatctcttgcttgttcaagtTTAACAGTCgaacagcctcaccaatttgctccacggagcattgagaataggagaccatttgctcattggtcttgatttgctcggtgtgaagctgagcaaagagcattttaacttcatcagaagttgcatagcgcgtgttcgcagctgacagcgtctgaacttgttcttgaagaacgttgagatgttgaactattgtcagctggatctcagccagctttgcgatggaatcctgcttagcttgttgtgcttgaaaggtaacgatgacactcagcaagtccttgaatcccttaacttcgttgagaagctgggttacatgggagagctgagttgtctcagcagtagaagacccagcagcaagttgagtggtttgatgaaggtctttgatcagtgtttgcaccgagtcgatgattctttttccAGACTCGGTAGCATGCAAGTAGCGAAGAGGGCCTTCATTAACTTACAGTGTtgcctcagtatgaccggttggaagaggagttagaggaataacgtggtcagtgactggaagtgtgtttccaatctgcacttgaggttctggtagagttgattgatcggcagatgtgttgattggagaagaggtaattctaatgctgtctgtgctgactggggcaggaatgttttgagtcagcacaatgcttggattgaCAGTATTTACaggaattgactcaacttgacttgttgagttggcggaagcattcaagtcggtgtgttcctttggtgaagaaacagaggcttgcttttcaagtgAAGCTGATGGAGTAGAAgttggttgttttctgaaaaatttcagcttgagttttgaagggtcttgggtcggtttctggataacaaagtcagggacagttggaAGAGGAGTGTCAGTgacagacttctgacttgccttgattaatcttcttcttggaGGAGGAGCGTCAGCTtgtatagattctcctgagtgagagggagaagtttcctcttgatcagcattaagctggtcagctggTTCTTGTCCTTGATCATCATTGTGttggtcaggttcttgttcagcagccaacccagtattggttggctcagcatcaacctcactagctgtttcctcagtgtcctcagcgtcatcctgaccgccttctacttcttgttcttcatcttcttcactatcaccatctaactcttcctcaacttgtgcaatgaactgatcgtccagatgcacctcatcttcttgatgctcagctatagttcctagacactatgtgtagtgagaatcaccaggaactaCTACGTCAGTAGGTATAGCATCaatgggagtcagtgtagaagacttctgcttcttttgaggttgctcatcctcaatttcaggctcttcttgcctgctccttttctcagctgacttaggtctttcctgacctggttcagcagctgacttTGACTTCTTGGTCTGAGGCTCAGACTTCTTGGAAGAGGtcacaacagctttcctcttgcgggcagctggagcctttgtcctttggctttgctttggagctgtttcctcagcttgttgttcagcagcaacttttcctttctttagtggctggttgaacttcaaagccctcagcgatgCAGCTGTtatttcagatcctctagctttaacttcatcatttaggtctatttgatgatcaatgaggatcctggtgatgagcgatcccaacctgagagttccagtgctccttatgaacccagcaatcaagaatactggcatgttgataggcgtatatgtcagcatatgccatataaagcattgctcgaaatttgtcgctgagctggtgcagtttatctttgggtaaataaagtaggtcagcaggtaatgagccatcttttggtgctgacccatggatgaaCTTGAGACTTCTCCAGAATGACCAGGGGGCTTGCAAAAGTTGACTTCATAGTTAGtgtcatcctgatctccagttcTTCTCAGTTTTGCTCCCTCATTTTTCAGC
The DNA window shown above is from Euphorbia lathyris chromosome 1, ddEupLath1.1, whole genome shotgun sequence and carries:
- the LOC136202576 gene encoding adenylate kinase 5, chloroplastic-like isoform X1, whose translation is MMLKDKGLRGGVEIAIPELNPEMDVYRIGTLMELVRVIALSFADDGKHVKVCVQGSIRQGALARMPLQLSGTRKIFGICGLGRLWSSWNLYPNRFYSLFFLPRFVSIGRRNPKGVG
- the LOC136202576 gene encoding adenylate kinase 5, chloroplastic-like isoform X2 codes for the protein MMLKDKGLRGGVEIAIPELNPEMDVYRIGTLMELVRVIALSFADDGKHVKVCVQGSIRQGALARMPLQLSGTRKIFGICGLGRLWSSWNLYPNRFYRIWTLDDLV
- the LOC136202576 gene encoding adenylate kinase 5, chloroplastic-like isoform X3 is translated as MMLKDKGLRGGVEIAIPELNPEMDVYRIGTLMELVRVIALSFADDGKHVKVCVQGSIRQGALARMPLQLSGTRKIFGICGLGRLWSSWNLYPNRFYRCFGF
- the LOC136202576 gene encoding adenylate kinase 5, chloroplastic-like isoform X5 — protein: MMLKDKGLRGGVEIAIPELNPEMDVYRIGTLMELVRVIALSFADDGKHVKVCVQGSIRQGALARMPLQLSGTRKIFGICGLGRLWSSWNLYPNRFYRAQFR
- the LOC136202576 gene encoding adenylate kinase 5, chloroplastic-like isoform X4; this encodes MMLKDKGLRGGVEIAIPELNPEMDVYRIGTLMELVRVIALSFADDGKHVKVCVQGSIRQGALARMPLQLSGTRKIFGICGLGRLWSSWNLYPNRFYSKSIA